A single genomic interval of Mycobacterium sp. DL592 harbors:
- the purE gene encoding 5-(carboxyamino)imidazole ribonucleotide mutase, producing MPEPLVGVIMGSDSDWPVMEAAVHALAEFDVPFEVGVVSAHRTPGRMLDYARGAAGRGIKVIIAGAGGAAHLPGMVASATPLPVIGVPVPLAKLDGMDSLLSIVQMPAGVPVATVSIGGARNAGLLAVRILAAADPVLLEKMENFQADLEAQVLAKDRALQERLLGE from the coding sequence ATGCCTGAGCCTCTGGTGGGCGTGATCATGGGCAGCGACAGCGACTGGCCGGTGATGGAAGCCGCCGTGCATGCGCTGGCCGAGTTCGACGTGCCGTTCGAGGTGGGCGTCGTCTCGGCGCACCGCACCCCGGGCCGGATGCTCGACTACGCGCGCGGCGCGGCCGGCCGCGGGATCAAGGTGATCATCGCCGGCGCGGGCGGCGCAGCCCACCTGCCGGGCATGGTGGCCTCGGCGACACCGCTGCCGGTGATCGGGGTTCCGGTTCCGCTGGCCAAGCTCGACGGGATGGACTCGCTGCTGTCGATCGTGCAGATGCCCGCCGGCGTGCCGGTGGCCACGGTGTCGATCGGCGGGGCGCGCAACGCGGGCCTGCTCGCGGTGCGGATTCTGGCGGCAGCAGACCCGGTGCTGCTGGAGAAGATGGAGAACTTCCAGGCCGACCTCGAGGCTCAGGTGCTGGCGAAGGATCGTGCGCTGCAGGAGCGATTACTCGGAGAGTGA
- a CDS encoding 5-(carboxyamino)imidazole ribonucleotide synthase yields the protein MMAVPNDPRPPIVAMVGGGQLARMTHQAAIALGQSLRVLAAHPDDPAAQVAPDVVLGAHTDLEALRKAASGADALTFDHEHVPTELLETLIAEGVKVAPPPQALVHAQDKLVMRRKLEALGAPIPRYTAVSAIGDVTAFSERIGGAPVVVKTVRGGYDGRGVVLTRDLAHALEVVEGYLTDGVAVLLEERVSMRRELSALVARSPFGQGAAWPIVETVQRDGICVTVLAPAPGLPEEVASSAEQLGLRLAAELGVVGVLAVELFETTDGDLLVNELAMRPHNSGHWTMDGAVTSQFEQHLRAVLDYPLGDTSAIAPVTVMANVLGAQQEPSMRLDERLHHLFGRIPEAKVHLYGKAARPGRKVGHVNVVGRAGSDPDTVRERAERAAHWLSHAEWTDGWDGHA from the coding sequence ATGATGGCCGTGCCGAACGACCCCAGACCTCCGATTGTCGCCATGGTTGGCGGCGGACAGCTGGCCCGGATGACCCACCAGGCCGCGATCGCCCTTGGCCAGAGTTTGCGGGTGCTGGCTGCGCACCCCGACGATCCGGCCGCCCAGGTCGCGCCCGACGTGGTGCTCGGAGCCCACACCGACCTGGAAGCCCTGCGTAAAGCGGCTTCCGGTGCCGATGCGCTGACCTTCGACCACGAACACGTGCCGACCGAGCTGCTCGAGACGTTGATTGCCGAGGGTGTGAAGGTGGCCCCGCCCCCGCAGGCGCTGGTGCACGCCCAGGACAAGCTGGTGATGCGGCGCAAGCTCGAGGCGCTGGGCGCGCCGATCCCGCGGTATACCGCTGTGTCGGCCATCGGCGACGTCACCGCGTTCAGCGAACGCATCGGCGGCGCCCCGGTGGTGGTCAAGACCGTCCGCGGCGGCTACGACGGCCGCGGTGTGGTGCTGACGCGGGATCTGGCGCACGCCCTGGAGGTGGTCGAGGGTTATCTGACCGACGGGGTGGCGGTGCTGCTCGAGGAGCGGGTGTCCATGCGCCGCGAGCTGTCGGCTCTGGTGGCCCGCTCACCGTTCGGGCAGGGCGCGGCGTGGCCGATCGTGGAGACCGTGCAGCGCGACGGCATCTGCGTGACCGTGTTGGCGCCGGCGCCGGGGCTGCCCGAGGAGGTGGCGTCCTCGGCCGAGCAGCTGGGGCTGCGGCTGGCCGCCGAGCTGGGTGTCGTCGGCGTGCTCGCGGTCGAGCTGTTCGAGACCACCGACGGCGATCTGCTGGTCAACGAGCTCGCGATGCGTCCGCACAACTCCGGTCACTGGACCATGGACGGCGCCGTCACCAGCCAGTTCGAGCAGCACCTGCGAGCCGTTCTGGACTACCCGCTCGGCGACACCAGCGCGATCGCGCCGGTGACGGTGATGGCCAATGTGCTTGGCGCACAACAGGAGCCGTCGATGCGCCTCGACGAGCGGCTGCACCACCTGTTCGGCCGGATCCCGGAAGCCAAGGTGCACCTGTACGGCAAGGCGGCGCGGCCCGGCCGCAAGGTGGGCCACGTCAACGTCGTGGGCCGCGCAGGCTCGGACCCGGACACTGTGCGTGAACGTGCCGAGCGGGCGGCACACTGGTTGTCGCACGCGGAATGGACCGACGGATGGGACGGGCATGCCTGA
- a CDS encoding GtrA family protein, protein MSFADATIARLPRPIRPFADRHHELIKFAIVGATTFVIDSAIFYTLKLTILEPKPVTAKVISGIVAVIASYVLNREWSFRNRGGRERSHEALLFFAFSGVGVLLSMAPLWFSSYVLELRVPHVTLTIENIADFVSAYVIGNLLQMAFRFWAFRRWVFPDELGGDPDRALESALTDGGLAEALEDEYEAGGGVVTPLRRRRRGGLGQSAGGAGLRADRLSDSSEPRVSKTS, encoded by the coding sequence GTGTCTTTCGCTGATGCCACCATCGCTCGGTTACCCCGACCGATCCGGCCCTTTGCCGATCGGCATCACGAGCTCATCAAGTTCGCGATCGTCGGCGCCACGACGTTCGTCATCGATTCGGCGATTTTCTACACGCTGAAACTGACGATCCTCGAACCCAAGCCGGTCACCGCCAAGGTGATCTCCGGCATCGTCGCGGTGATCGCGTCCTACGTGCTCAACCGCGAATGGAGCTTCCGCAACCGTGGCGGGCGCGAGCGCAGCCACGAGGCACTGCTGTTCTTCGCCTTCAGCGGGGTGGGCGTGCTGCTCAGCATGGCCCCGCTATGGTTCTCCAGCTACGTGCTGGAACTGCGGGTGCCGCACGTGACACTGACCATCGAGAACATCGCCGACTTCGTCTCGGCGTACGTCATCGGCAATCTGTTGCAGATGGCGTTCCGGTTCTGGGCCTTCCGGCGCTGGGTGTTCCCCGACGAACTGGGCGGCGACCCCGACCGGGCACTCGAGTCCGCGCTGACCGATGGCGGTCTGGCCGAGGCTCTGGAAGACGAGTACGAGGCGGGCGGCGGTGTGGTGACTCCGCTTCGGCGCCGCCGCCGCGGCGGGCTGGGTCAGTCGGCCGGCGGCGCGGGCCTGCGTGCCGATCGACTGTCGGATTCCTCCGAACCCAGGGTGTCGAAAACTTCGTGA
- a CDS encoding PH domain-containing protein: MGYPENVLADDEQVVLHRHPHWKRLIGPVFVLLISTAAATFVAALVNRTGWDPTAKKVLYIVIAAIWAILVGWLTVWRFFTWLTTHFVITDRRVMFRHGLLTRTGIDIPLARVNSVEFRHGLFDRMLRTGTLIIESASQDPLEFYDIPRVEQVHSLLYHEVFDTLGSEESDSRSARRPAPPAD, encoded by the coding sequence ATGGGATATCCCGAGAACGTGCTCGCCGACGACGAGCAGGTCGTCCTGCACCGGCACCCGCACTGGAAGCGGCTGATCGGCCCGGTGTTCGTCCTGCTGATCAGCACCGCGGCAGCCACGTTCGTCGCGGCGCTGGTGAACCGGACCGGCTGGGATCCGACCGCGAAGAAGGTGCTCTACATCGTCATCGCGGCGATCTGGGCCATTCTGGTGGGCTGGCTCACCGTGTGGCGGTTCTTCACTTGGCTGACAACACATTTCGTCATCACCGACCGGCGGGTGATGTTCCGCCACGGCCTGCTCACCCGCACCGGCATCGACATTCCGCTGGCACGGGTGAACAGTGTTGAGTTCCGGCACGGCTTGTTCGACCGCATGCTGCGGACGGGCACGCTGATCATCGAATCGGCGTCGCAGGATCCCCTTGAGTTCTACGACATTCCCCGCGTAGAACAGGTGCATTCACTGCTGTATCACGAAGTTTTCGACACCCTGGGTTCGGAGGAATCCGACAGTCGATCGGCACGCAGGCCCGCGCCGCCGGCCGACTGA
- a CDS encoding acyl-CoA carboxylase subunit beta, with amino-acid sequence MTSVKEPAAEHTIDIHTTAGKLADLRKRAEEALHPVGETAVEKVHAKGKLTARERILALLDEGSFVELDALARHRSTNFGLAENRPLGDGVVTGYGTIDNREVCIFSQDATVFGGSLGEVYGEKIVKIQELALKTGRPLIGINDGAGARIQEGVVSLGLYSRIFRNNILASGVIPQISLIMGAAAGGHVYSPALTDFVIMVDQTSQMFITGPDVIKTVTGEDVTMEELGGAHTHMAKSGTVHYVASGEQDALDYVRDLLSYLPPNNYADPPRFPAPPHPGAIEESLTDEDLELDTLIPDSPNQPYDMHEVITRILDDDEFLEVQAGYAQNIIVGFGRIDGRAVGIVANQPTQFAGCLDINASEKAARFVRTCDCFNIPIVMLVDVPGFLPGTEQEYNGIIRRGAKLLYAYGEATVAKITVITRKAYGGAYCVMGSKDMGCDVNVAWPTAQIAVMGASGAVGFVYRSQLKEAAAKGEDVDALRLELQQDYEDTLVNPYVAAERGYVDAVIPPSHTRGYIATALRLLERKIAQVPPKKHGNIPL; translated from the coding sequence ATGACGAGCGTTAAGGAACCGGCGGCCGAGCACACGATCGACATTCACACGACGGCCGGCAAGCTGGCTGATCTTCGTAAGCGCGCCGAAGAAGCGCTGCACCCGGTGGGTGAGACCGCCGTGGAGAAGGTCCACGCCAAGGGCAAGCTGACCGCCCGCGAGCGCATCCTGGCCCTGCTGGACGAGGGCTCGTTCGTCGAGCTGGACGCGCTGGCCCGGCACCGCTCCACGAACTTCGGGCTGGCCGAGAACCGGCCGCTCGGCGACGGCGTGGTGACCGGCTACGGCACCATCGACAACCGCGAGGTCTGCATCTTCAGCCAGGACGCCACCGTGTTCGGCGGCAGCCTCGGCGAGGTCTACGGCGAGAAGATCGTCAAGATCCAGGAGCTGGCGCTGAAGACCGGTCGTCCGCTGATCGGCATCAACGACGGTGCCGGCGCCCGCATCCAGGAGGGTGTGGTCTCCCTCGGCCTCTACAGCCGGATCTTCCGCAACAACATCCTGGCCTCCGGCGTCATCCCGCAGATCTCGCTGATCATGGGTGCCGCCGCCGGTGGCCACGTCTACTCCCCCGCGCTCACCGACTTCGTCATCATGGTCGACCAGACCAGCCAGATGTTCATCACCGGACCCGACGTCATCAAGACCGTCACCGGTGAGGACGTCACCATGGAGGAGCTGGGTGGCGCCCACACCCACATGGCCAAGTCGGGCACCGTGCACTACGTCGCCTCCGGCGAGCAGGACGCCCTGGACTACGTCCGCGACCTGTTGAGCTACCTGCCGCCCAACAACTACGCCGATCCGCCGCGCTTCCCCGCGCCGCCGCACCCGGGGGCCATCGAGGAGAGCCTGACCGACGAGGATCTCGAACTCGACACGCTGATCCCGGATTCGCCGAACCAGCCCTACGACATGCACGAGGTCATCACCCGGATCCTCGACGACGACGAGTTCCTCGAGGTTCAGGCCGGCTACGCGCAGAACATCATCGTCGGCTTCGGCCGCATCGACGGCCGCGCGGTCGGCATCGTGGCCAACCAGCCCACCCAGTTCGCCGGCTGCCTGGACATCAACGCCTCGGAGAAGGCCGCCCGCTTCGTGCGGACCTGCGACTGCTTCAACATTCCGATCGTGATGCTGGTCGACGTGCCCGGCTTCCTGCCCGGCACAGAGCAGGAATACAACGGCATCATCCGCCGCGGCGCCAAGCTGCTCTACGCCTACGGCGAGGCCACGGTCGCCAAGATCACCGTCATCACCCGTAAGGCCTACGGCGGCGCCTACTGCGTCATGGGGTCCAAGGACATGGGCTGTGACGTCAACGTCGCGTGGCCGACGGCTCAGATCGCCGTGATGGGTGCTTCGGGCGCGGTCGGGTTCGTCTACCGCTCGCAGCTCAAGGAGGCCGCCGCCAAGGGCGAGGATGTCGACGCGCTGCGCCTGGAGCTCCAGCAGGACTACGAGGACACCCTCGTCAACCCCTACGTCGCCGCCGAGCGCGGCTACGTCGACGCGGTGATCCCGCCGTCGCACACCCGCGGCTACATCGCGACCGCGCTGCGTCTGCTGGAGCGCAAGATCGCGCAGGTGCCGCCGAAGAAGCATGGGAACATCCCGCTGTGA
- a CDS encoding acyl-CoA carboxylase subunit epsilon produces the protein MKHEDITELSDPRDITLDDPAPGVPEIRIDRGNPTDEEIAALVTVLAGVGGGHHAPGPQEINLWGHPVDKLRYTVTSWQRVTLLGRTHMRR, from the coding sequence GTGAAGCACGAGGACATCACCGAGCTCAGCGACCCGCGCGATATCACGCTCGACGACCCCGCACCGGGTGTCCCCGAGATCCGCATCGACCGGGGCAACCCCACCGATGAGGAGATCGCCGCCCTGGTGACCGTGCTGGCCGGTGTCGGCGGCGGGCACCACGCACCGGGCCCGCAGGAGATCAACCTGTGGGGCCACCCGGTCGACAAGCTGCGCTACACGGTGACCAGCTGGCAGCGGGTCACGCTGCTGGGCCGCACCCACATGCGTCGCTGA
- a CDS encoding nucleoside triphosphate pyrophosphatase, producing the protein MTRVVLGSASSGRLRVLRNAGIDPLVVVSGVDEDAIVERLGPGADPADVVNALAQAKAESVRNDLGDDVAADCVVIGCDSMLFVDGQLRGKPGTPEQAVRQWNSMAGRDGHLYTGHCVIRVLDGTTTHLQTRAAVTTVRFSSPGDTDLAAYIASGEPLNVAGAFTLDGLGGWFVDGVDGDPSNVVGIGLSLTHELFRTAGLSIGELWAANPVG; encoded by the coding sequence ATGACCCGAGTCGTTCTGGGCTCGGCATCTTCGGGCCGCCTTCGGGTGTTGCGTAACGCCGGGATCGACCCCCTGGTGGTGGTGTCCGGTGTGGACGAGGACGCGATTGTCGAGCGCCTCGGTCCGGGCGCCGATCCCGCCGACGTGGTCAACGCGCTGGCGCAGGCCAAGGCCGAGTCGGTGCGCAACGACCTGGGCGACGACGTCGCCGCGGATTGCGTTGTGATCGGCTGTGATTCGATGCTCTTTGTCGACGGCCAGCTGCGGGGCAAACCGGGCACCCCGGAACAGGCTGTGCGGCAATGGAATTCGATGGCCGGCCGAGACGGCCATCTCTACACGGGGCACTGCGTGATCCGGGTTCTCGACGGTACGACCACCCACCTGCAGACCCGTGCCGCGGTCACCACCGTGCGTTTCAGCTCCCCCGGTGACACCGACCTGGCCGCCTACATCGCCAGCGGTGAGCCGCTCAACGTCGCCGGCGCGTTCACCCTCGACGGGCTGGGCGGCTGGTTCGTCGACGGCGTCGACGGCGATCCGTCCAACGTGGTGGGCATCGGGCTGTCGCTCACCCACGAACTGTTTCGCACCGCCGGGTTGTCGATCGGCGAATTGTGGGCCGCCAATCCGGTCGGCTGA
- a CDS encoding sulfurtransferase, protein MPLPADPSPALKDYAHPERLVTADWLSAHLGSKGLAIVESDEDVLLYDIGHIPGAVKIDWHTDLNDARVRDYIDGEQFAELMNRKGISRDDTVVIYGDKSNWWAAYALWVFTLFGHQDVRLLDGGRNLWISDGRDTTLDVPSTTTTGYPVVERNDAAIRAYKDDVLASLGHSTLIDVRSPQEYTGERTHMPDYPEEGALRGGHIPTAVSVPWAKAAEDSGRFRSRAALEEVYSFVKPGDDIIAYCRIGERSSHTWFVLTYLLGIPGVRNYDGSWTEWGNTVRVPIVAGEDPGTLPGAS, encoded by the coding sequence GTGCCACTTCCAGCAGATCCCAGCCCCGCCCTTAAGGACTACGCGCACCCCGAACGCCTGGTCACAGCCGACTGGCTGTCGGCTCACCTCGGCTCCAAGGGGCTGGCGATCGTGGAGTCCGACGAAGACGTTCTGCTCTACGACATCGGCCACATCCCCGGTGCGGTCAAGATCGACTGGCACACCGACCTCAACGACGCACGCGTGCGCGACTACATCGACGGCGAGCAGTTCGCCGAGCTGATGAACCGCAAGGGCATCTCCCGCGACGACACCGTGGTGATCTACGGCGACAAGAGCAACTGGTGGGCCGCCTACGCACTGTGGGTGTTCACGCTGTTCGGCCACCAGGATGTGCGACTGCTCGACGGCGGCCGCAATCTGTGGATCTCCGACGGCCGTGACACCACGCTGGACGTGCCGAGCACGACCACCACCGGCTACCCGGTCGTCGAGCGCAACGACGCCGCCATCCGCGCCTACAAGGACGATGTGCTGGCCTCCCTTGGCCATTCGACGCTGATCGACGTCCGCTCACCGCAGGAGTACACCGGGGAGCGCACCCACATGCCTGACTATCCCGAGGAAGGTGCGCTGCGCGGTGGTCACATCCCGACCGCGGTGTCGGTTCCGTGGGCCAAGGCCGCCGAGGACAGCGGCCGGTTCCGCAGCCGCGCCGCACTCGAGGAGGTCTACTCCTTCGTCAAGCCGGGCGACGACATCATCGCCTACTGCCGTATCGGCGAACGCTCCAGCCATACCTGGTTCGTGTTGACCTACCTGCTGGGTATCCCGGGGGTCCGCAACTACGACGGGTCCTGGACCGAGTGGGGCAATACCGTGCGGGTGCCGATCGTGGCCGGCGAAGACCCGGGAACGCTCCCCGGAGCGTCATGA
- a CDS encoding SufE family protein has translation MTMPAPLAEVVSEFAEMQGQDKLTLLLEFANDLPPLPSGLEEAAMEPVPECQSPLFLHVDAADAEHVRLFFSAPAEAPTTRGFASILAAGLDGQPAADILAVPDDFYAELGLAALISPLRLRGMSAMLTRIKRRLRDAG, from the coding sequence ATGACGATGCCGGCGCCCCTGGCCGAGGTGGTGTCCGAGTTCGCTGAGATGCAGGGCCAGGACAAGCTCACCTTGCTGCTGGAGTTTGCCAACGACCTGCCGCCGCTGCCGTCCGGTCTGGAAGAGGCGGCCATGGAACCGGTGCCCGAATGCCAGTCCCCGCTGTTCCTGCATGTCGACGCCGCCGACGCCGAACACGTCCGGTTGTTCTTCAGCGCACCTGCCGAGGCTCCGACGACCCGCGGGTTCGCCTCGATCCTGGCGGCCGGGCTGGACGGTCAGCCGGCCGCCGACATCCTGGCGGTGCCCGACGATTTCTACGCCGAACTGGGTCTGGCAGCATTGATCAGTCCCCTTCGGCTGCGCGGAATGTCGGCGATGTTGACCCGGATCAAGCGCCGTCTGCGCGACGCCGGCTGA
- a CDS encoding acetyl/propionyl/methylcrotonyl-CoA carboxylase subunit alpha, whose translation MPDQQPNQTISKVLVANRGEIAVRVIRAARDAGLASVAVYAEPDADAPHVRLADEAFALGGQTSAESYLDFGKILDAAAKSGANAIHPGYGFLSENADFAQAVLDAGLIWIGPSPQSIRDLGDKVTARHIAARAQAPLVPGTPDPVKDADEVVAFAKEYGVPVAIKAAFGGGGRGMKVARTIEEIPELFESATREAVAAFGRGECFVERYLDKPRHVEAQVIADQHGNVVVAGTRDCSLQRRFQKLVEEAPAPFLTEAQRKEIHESAKRICKEANYYGAGTVEYLVGQDGLISFLEVNTRLQVEHPVTEETSGIDLVLEQFRIANGEALAITEDPTPRGHSIEFRINGEDAGRGFLPAPGPVNKFEPPTGPGVRLDSGVETGSVIGGQFDSMLAKLIVTGANREQALQRARRALDEFTVEGLATVIPFHRAVVSDPAFIGDDNGFTVHTRWIETEWNNTIEPFTGGGPVDEEEAQPRQKVIVEVGGRRVEVSLPGDLALGNGGGPVDSGVIRKKPKARKRGAHGGAAASGDAVTAPMQGTVVKVAVEEGQTVAAGDLVVVLEAMKMENPVTAHKDGVITGLSAEAGAAITQGTVLCEIK comes from the coding sequence GTGCCCGATCAGCAGCCCAATCAGACCATCTCGAAGGTCCTCGTCGCCAACCGTGGTGAGATCGCGGTCCGCGTGATCCGGGCGGCCAGAGATGCGGGTCTGGCCAGCGTTGCCGTCTACGCCGAGCCCGACGCCGACGCGCCGCATGTGCGGCTGGCCGACGAGGCGTTCGCGCTGGGTGGGCAGACCTCGGCCGAGTCCTACCTCGACTTCGGCAAGATCCTCGACGCGGCCGCCAAGTCCGGCGCCAACGCGATCCACCCCGGCTACGGGTTCCTGTCGGAGAACGCCGACTTCGCCCAGGCCGTCCTCGACGCCGGGCTGATCTGGATCGGCCCGAGTCCGCAGTCCATCCGCGATCTCGGCGACAAGGTCACCGCCCGCCACATCGCCGCGCGCGCCCAGGCGCCCCTGGTTCCGGGCACCCCCGATCCGGTGAAGGACGCCGACGAGGTAGTGGCCTTCGCCAAGGAGTACGGCGTGCCGGTGGCCATCAAGGCCGCCTTCGGCGGTGGCGGCCGCGGCATGAAGGTGGCCCGCACCATCGAGGAGATCCCCGAGCTGTTCGAGTCGGCTACCCGCGAGGCAGTGGCCGCGTTCGGCCGCGGTGAGTGCTTCGTCGAGCGTTACCTCGACAAGCCGCGCCACGTCGAGGCCCAGGTGATCGCCGACCAGCACGGCAACGTCGTCGTCGCCGGCACCCGCGACTGCTCGCTGCAGCGCCGCTTCCAGAAGCTCGTGGAGGAGGCGCCGGCGCCGTTCCTCACCGAGGCGCAGCGCAAGGAGATCCACGAGTCGGCCAAGCGCATCTGCAAGGAAGCCAACTACTACGGCGCAGGCACCGTCGAGTACCTGGTCGGCCAGGACGGCCTGATCTCCTTCCTCGAGGTGAATACCCGTCTGCAGGTGGAACATCCGGTCACCGAGGAGACCTCCGGCATCGACCTGGTGCTCGAGCAGTTCCGCATCGCCAACGGCGAGGCCCTCGCCATCACCGAGGATCCGACTCCGCGCGGCCATTCCATCGAGTTCCGGATCAACGGTGAGGACGCCGGCCGCGGCTTCCTGCCCGCGCCCGGCCCGGTGAACAAGTTCGAGCCGCCGACGGGTCCCGGTGTTCGGCTGGATTCGGGCGTGGAGACCGGTTCGGTGATCGGCGGCCAGTTCGACTCGATGCTGGCGAAGCTGATCGTGACCGGCGCCAACCGTGAGCAGGCCCTGCAGCGTGCCCGCCGGGCCCTCGACGAGTTCACCGTCGAAGGCCTCGCCACGGTCATCCCGTTCCACCGCGCCGTGGTCAGCGACCCCGCGTTCATCGGTGACGACAACGGCTTCACCGTGCACACCCGCTGGATCGAGACCGAGTGGAACAACACCATCGAGCCGTTCACCGGCGGTGGCCCGGTCGATGAGGAAGAGGCCCAGCCGCGCCAGAAGGTGATCGTCGAGGTCGGTGGCCGTCGTGTCGAGGTCTCGCTGCCCGGTGACCTGGCCCTCGGCAACGGCGGTGGCCCGGTCGATTCCGGTGTGATCCGCAAGAAGCCGAAGGCCCGCAAACGCGGCGCCCACGGTGGCGCCGCGGCTTCCGGCGACGCTGTGACCGCCCCGATGCAGGGAACCGTGGTCAAGGTGGCCGTCGAGGAGGGCCAGACCGTGGCCGCCGGCGATCTGGTCGTGGTGCTCGAGGCCATGAAGATGGAGAACCCGGTGACCGCGCACAAGGACGGGGTCATCACCGGGCTGTCGGCCGAGGCCGGTGCCGCGATCACTCAGGGCACGGTGCTCTGCGAGATCAAGTAG
- a CDS encoding sugar transferase, which produces MPSAAADPAQPDRKSFAALIRQDPLSTAVTIGIDVVSATVALALVIWWTVAVHGQLPPTWMLALFVPTIIAVMASRGIYRRRLNRRFIHEIGPVIATVALASMVLLSGLILAHVPDNPEQFVLRIWVCATAMILTGRLIRASVQRRLRLRRHLLSPTLIVGNGIVAHQIIERLIAAPEHGLDPIGLLDTDSPWHPDHNEPVAGVQRIGAPESIEQAILDTGAEAIVIAFSRTQDELLARVVRLAHRTGSRVWVVPRMFDVIGERSTVEHVGGLPLLSLPRTDPRGWQFTVKHLFDRVCGTIGLALISPLFLTLMLLVRLSSPGPIFFRQARVGRDGRVFDCLKFRTMRLPDAADGGFELGSGTAPGGVEGVDRRTRIGRIMRSTSLDELPQLLNVVKGEMSLVGPRPERPEYVEVFEAQIRRYGERHRVKAGMTGWAQVHGLRGQTSISDRAEWDNFYIENWSLGLDLKILALTVLAVFHRAE; this is translated from the coding sequence ATGCCCTCTGCCGCGGCCGACCCTGCCCAGCCAGACCGAAAGTCGTTTGCTGCGCTGATCCGTCAGGATCCACTCAGCACTGCCGTCACCATCGGCATCGACGTCGTGTCGGCAACCGTCGCGCTGGCTCTCGTCATCTGGTGGACGGTGGCGGTGCACGGGCAGCTGCCGCCCACCTGGATGCTGGCGCTGTTCGTCCCGACGATCATTGCTGTGATGGCGAGCCGCGGGATCTACCGCCGTCGGCTCAACCGCCGCTTCATCCACGAGATCGGCCCCGTCATCGCGACGGTGGCACTGGCGTCGATGGTGCTGCTGAGCGGTCTCATCCTGGCTCACGTCCCCGACAACCCCGAGCAGTTCGTGCTGCGGATCTGGGTCTGCGCCACCGCGATGATCCTGACGGGTCGCCTGATTCGGGCCAGCGTGCAGCGCCGCCTGCGGCTGCGCAGGCACCTGCTGTCCCCGACCCTGATCGTGGGCAACGGCATCGTGGCCCACCAGATCATCGAGCGGCTGATCGCCGCGCCAGAACACGGCTTGGATCCGATCGGTCTGCTCGACACCGACTCGCCTTGGCATCCCGACCACAACGAACCGGTAGCCGGCGTGCAGCGGATCGGTGCGCCGGAGTCAATCGAACAAGCGATCCTCGACACCGGCGCGGAGGCGATCGTCATCGCGTTCTCCCGCACCCAGGACGAGCTGCTCGCCCGAGTCGTGCGGCTGGCCCACCGTACTGGATCCAGGGTGTGGGTGGTCCCGCGGATGTTCGACGTCATTGGCGAGCGGTCGACCGTCGAGCATGTGGGTGGGCTGCCGCTGCTGTCGCTGCCCCGCACCGATCCGCGTGGTTGGCAGTTCACCGTCAAGCACCTCTTCGACCGGGTCTGCGGCACAATCGGTTTGGCGTTGATCTCACCGCTGTTCCTGACCCTGATGCTCTTGGTCCGGCTCAGCTCCCCCGGTCCGATCTTCTTCCGCCAGGCCAGAGTCGGACGCGACGGGCGTGTCTTCGACTGCCTGAAGTTCCGCACGATGCGGCTGCCCGACGCCGCCGACGGCGGCTTCGAGTTGGGCAGCGGAACCGCGCCCGGCGGTGTCGAGGGCGTCGACCGCCGTACCCGGATCGGCCGGATCATGCGGTCGACCTCACTCGACGAACTTCCGCAACTGCTCAACGTGGTCAAGGGCGAAATGAGCCTCGTCGGTCCGCGCCCCGAGCGGCCGGAGTACGTCGAGGTCTTCGAAGCCCAGATCCGGCGGTACGGCGAGCGGCACCGCGTCAAGGCCGGGATGACGGGCTGGGCGCAGGTGCACGGGCTGCGTGGGCAGACCTCGATCAGCGATCGCGCCGAGTGGGACAACTTCTACATCGAGAACTGGTCGCTGGGGCTGGATCTCAAAATCCTTGCGCTGACGGTTCTGGCGGTCTTTCACCGCGCCGAGTGA
- a CDS encoding SDR family oxidoreductase — MRIAVFGASGQIGRGVCELLTSEGHDVVRASRDTRLPDSGYMRAKVAQETLIESSGLPYTIVRATQFIEFADAIVASLTEADVVRVPQARIQPIAAAEVVAHVARAAVGSPAGVVEIGGPETITFAELARIVLARNGDHRAIVVDPDATYFGGHVDDQSLVTGPGAVLGTTALGR, encoded by the coding sequence ATGCGAATCGCTGTTTTCGGTGCCAGCGGCCAGATCGGCCGCGGAGTCTGCGAGTTACTGACGTCAGAGGGCCATGACGTGGTCCGGGCGTCCCGCGACACCCGCCTACCCGACAGCGGGTACATGCGGGCCAAGGTCGCCCAGGAGACGCTGATCGAGTCCTCAGGGCTGCCGTACACGATCGTGCGGGCCACCCAGTTCATCGAGTTCGCCGACGCCATCGTCGCGAGCCTGACCGAGGCCGACGTCGTGCGGGTTCCGCAGGCCCGCATCCAGCCGATCGCGGCAGCCGAGGTCGTCGCCCACGTGGCGCGCGCGGCGGTCGGGTCACCGGCAGGCGTCGTCGAGATCGGGGGACCGGAGACGATCACCTTCGCCGAGCTGGCCCGAATCGTGCTCGCGCGAAACGGGGACCACCGCGCCATCGTTGTCGACCCCGACGCCACCTACTTCGGTGGACACGTCGACGACCAGAGCCTGGTCACCGGTCCGGGGGCCGTGCTCGGAACGACCGCACTGGGCCGGTAG